A genomic segment from Conger conger chromosome 2, fConCon1.1, whole genome shotgun sequence encodes:
- the LOC133122160 gene encoding zinc finger protein 750-like has protein sequence MSATRERKPKKPHYIPRPQGKPFKYQCFQCPFTCNEKSHLFNHMKYNLCKNSISLMSKQVKLAPLDPAPAPVPTPVPAHVSTATKSATPPPQTAATSATSPTPAPPVAAPLPMEDRVASGPPAGLEQKRGDAEGPGVPVGAERGPPEPKARLPGEEVSERRPSEARHSAFSPIPARREADKEAPAPSSASAFYHPAPSWRPAQAFVAPPPAPPPPPGFQHKLHPSPEKKAGPIAGEYPTYVFPDHPLHHHPCFQPFLLPERSHPIRPYFLDTQQRPVLPRPVFPAHALLPFPEHHYRYCPTLHQASPFQYGLYRTPEQHPPPSFSESGPLPLETYVRHMGPGGEYGMYPHLYAQADPRSRPPVETGQDQGEAKRPRMSPKAGCAASGSPDRPSATDFTQKDPRQGPTQPATSSHQSGDGITTAQPIRQPTALEHSQKESDGQQTDRSSQPPNSAESDKEEVEENEEDEEVGEEDDMLPLNLSKKDRAVGEPVADLHTSRGSSPMPQDMPLNLSLRASPCHTPCGPPEGPSHGSPGVRGLRVPLDDDPADLETCDEQKQTAAFALCQLASSSLRSLSSQSPLRAHASNPGSPVPGPGPAPDLGAMTPKAPQPRARVKGQKRSSGGGQQQAKRIKTSNPTRTLRKRPRCS, from the exons ATGAGCGCCACCCGGGAGCGCAAGCCCAAGAAGCCCCACTACATCCCGCGGCCGCAGGGAAAGCCCTTTAAGTACCAATGCTTCCAGTGCCCCTTCACCTGCAACGAGAAGTCCCACCTCTTCAACCACATGAAGTACAACCTGTGCAAGAACTCCATCTCCCTGATGTCCAAGCAGGTCAAACTGGCCCCGCTCgaccccgccccggcccccgtGCCCACCCCCGTCCCGGCTCACGTCTCCACGGCGACCAAGAGCGCCACACCCCCGCCTCAGACCGCGGCAACTTCAGCGACCTCGCCGACGCCCGCACCTCCGGTCGCCGCACCCCTTCCCATGGAAGACAGAGTGGCTTCTGGGCCACCAGCGGGGCTGGAACAGAAAAGAGGAGATGCGGAGGGGCCAGGGGTCCCTGTGGGGGCAGAAAGGGGTCCCCCCGAACCCAAGGCCCGGCTGCCCGGTGAGGAGGTTTCGGAGAGACGTCCGTCAGAGGCTCGCCACTCTGCATTCTCCCCCATCCCTGCCCGGCGTGAGGCTGACAAAGAGGCACCAGCCccctcctctgcctctgccttctACCACCCCGCCCCGTCCTGGAGGCCTGCCCAGGCCTTcgtggccccgcccccggccccgcccccaccgCCTGGCTTCCAGCACAAGCTCCACCCCTCCCCGGAGAAGAAGGCGGGGCCGATTGCGGGGGAATACCCCACCTACGTGTTCCCtgaccaccccctccaccaccacccctgcTTCCAGCCCTTCCTGCTGCCGGAGAGGTCCCACCCCATCCGCCCCTACTTCCTGGACACCCAGCAGCGCCCTGTCCTGCCCCGGCCAGTCTTCCCCGCCCACGCCCTGCTCCCCTTCCCCGAACACCACTACAGGTACTGCCCCACCCTCCATCAAGCCTCCCCCTTCCAGTACGGCCTCTACCGAACGCCCGAGCAGCACCCCCCGCCCTCGTTCTCCGAATCCGGGCCCCTGCCCCTGGAGACCTATGTCCGACACATGGGGCCCGGGGGAGAGTACGGGATGTATCCCCACCTGTACGCCCAGGCGGACCCCCGCAGCCGGCCCCCTGTGGAGACGGGACAGGACCAGGGGGAGGCGAAGAGGCCCAGGATGAGCCCCAAAGCCGGGTGTGCAGCCTCGGGGTCCCCCGATCGGCCCAGCGCCACTGACTTCACCCAGAAGGACCCCCGCCAAGGGCCCACGCAGCCTGCCACTTCCAGCCACCAATCAGGGGATGGGATTACCAccgctcagccaatcagacagcCGACTGCGCTGGAACACTCGCAGAAGGAGAGCGAtgggcagcagacagacag ATCATCACAGCCACCTAATTCTGCCGAGTCTGacaaggaggaggtggaggaaaaTGAGGAAGATGAAGAAGTCGGCGAGGAGGACGACATGCTTCCACTCAACCTCTCCAAGAAGGACCGGGCTGTGGGGGAGCCTGTCGCAGacctccacaccagcagggggagctctCCCATGCCCCAGGACATGCCCCTGAACCTGTCCCTGAGGGCCTCGCCCTGCCACACCCCCTGCGGTCCCCCTGAGGGCCCCTCCCACGGATCCCCGGGGGTCAGAGGACTCAGGGTGCCCCTCGATGACGATCCGGCGGACCTGGAGACCTGCGACGAACAGAAGCAGACGGCGGCCTTTGCCCTCTGTCAGTTAGCCAGCTCCAGCCTCCGTAGCCTCAGCAGCCAATCCCCGCTCCGCGCGCACGCCTCCAACCCGGGGAGCCCTgtccccggccccggccccgcccccgaccTGGGCGCCATGACACCCAAGGCCCCGCAGCCCAGGgccagggtcaaaggtcagaagAGGTCCAGTGGCGGTGGCCAGCAGCAGGCGAAGAGGATCAAGACCTCAAACCCCACCCGCACCCTGAGGAAGAGACCCCGCTGCTCCTga